The Salvia splendens isolate huo1 chromosome 21, SspV2, whole genome shotgun sequence genome includes a window with the following:
- the LOC121784303 gene encoding zinc finger MYM-type protein 1-like, with protein sequence MDKFLKKRPRVSIGSSSVNVEQEPQQLENYVVVEINPYEIEIDKEKIKADPGLRDPIDSFDVNIHYRIRREYVAKAPGDEAFVSGGFSNWKKANEKFRAHSVTYIVSRVGSKQDKEYRTRLTATLDVIRFLLNQGLAFRGHDETSTSSNRRNFLELLYWYSLRNEEVGQVVLKNAPRNKQMIAPSIQKEMVNVCAVETTLEIMKELGDGLFSIMVDESQDCSVKEKMAIVIRYVNKNGEIMEKNLASVHVKETSSRCLKMAIDFIFSKLELSLSRLRGQGYDGALNMRGEFNGLKALILKENPSAWVDKLRQIEYERMVERIEKGEITSVTVLETVFEDWVDQETSGKSKGLLQKMENFDFVFLMMFDETFVGYD encoded by the exons ATGGATAAATTTCTGAAGAAAAGACCTCGAGTTTCTATCGGTTCTTCAAGTGTTAATGTTGAGCAAGAACCACAACAATTGGAAAATTATGTGGTAGTTGAAATTAATCCGTACGAGATTGAAATTGATAAAGAGAAAATTAAAGCCGACCCCGGATTACGAGACCCTATAGATAGTTTTGATGTGAATATTCATTATCGAATTCGTAGAGAATATGTTGCCAAAG CACCAGGAGATGAAGCATTTGTTAGTGGTGGTTTCTCTAATTGGAAGAAGGCTAATGAAAAATTTAGAGCTCAT AGTGTGACTTATATTGTTAGTAGAGTTGGTTCAAAACAAGATAAGGAATATAGGACTCGTTTGACTGCAACTCTTGATGTTATTCGATTCCTTTTGAATCAAGGTTTGGCTTTTAGAGGACATGATGAGACATCAACTTCTTCAAATAGGCGCAACTTTCTGGAGTTATTATATTGGTATAGTTTAAGGAATGAAGAAGTTGGTCAAGTTGTATTGAAGAATGCTCCCAGAAATAAACAAATGATTGCTCCATCAATTCAAAAAGAAATGGTTAATGTGTGTGCAGTTGAAACTACACTTGAAATAATGAAGGAACTTGGTGATGGATTATTTTCCATAATGGTTGATGAGTCTCAAGATTGCTCGGTGAAGGAGAAAATGGCTATTGTTATTAGATACGTGAACAAAAATGGAGAGATAATGGAAAAAAATTTAGCCTCAGTTCATGTTAAAGAGACTTCATCAAGATGCTTGAAAATGGcaattgattttatattttctaaGTTGGAACTTTCTTTGTCAAGATTGAGAGGTCAGGGATATGACGGGGCTTTAAATATGAGGGGTGAATTTAATGGACTAAAAGCacttattttaaaagaaaatccaTCGGCATG GGTAGATAAACTCCGACAAATTGAATATGAAAGAATGGTTGAAAGGATTGAGAAAGGGGAAATAACTTCAG TCACAGTACTTGAAACAGTATTTGAAGATTGGGTTGATCAAGAAACAAGTGGCAAATCTAAAGGGTTGCTTCAAAAGATGGAAAACTTTGATTTTGTGTTTCTCATGATGTTTGATGAAACATTTGTTGGGTATGATTGA